The DNA segment ccatattgtaaagttctttaaagttttttgttgcaaagatatgatttttttttttaagtggatttttagatgatCAAAAAtgcctcatattctccatgttacataattatactttttaaaagaaataactttgccacattttattttgaaagtgtgactctttagctttaaaacgccgtatttgaaagtccttaaacgtttgttgttgcgaagatatgattttttgaaggaaaagtggatttttgaccaatttctcatttttgcttaatggttttgctttgataacttcacaataaattatttgtcggcaaagCCGATTATGCAATCACActtctgagattttgaacttttgtttaaaaaaaaaaatcgtagaaaaatattgattgtaatcaaaattatagcttctcaaagttgaaaaagtctcccagacccaaaaatgtgtttccgtattttacaggatcggtgtgttcccctctcgatgtgacccacctcaacgtggtgagagggtgaactccatccccgaatgttTTCGGGGATGGTggccaagaggtcacgtgaaaggcatttgtcttcagaccgaaggcaaatgccttgcccaaggcgccCCCCGGCGCGGCGAACACGGGTAGaagaggggctggtaatccctgtgtctggggacggtgtcgttttcacggctcgcgtcctggcacggggagagccagtccctccgggaaggacgggccggcgggtttggcgcggccaatcccgtcgggctgggctgttccgggccgcctgggcttattccagggcagggtcggagcggcgggggtgtcccggcgcgtgcatcgtgggaaactctcccgatgcatcgggtcggggcggccctcgggccgctcggacttatccgaggcagggccgagggcgagtgcggacagcggcgaggggtctctgtgaagggacttgtcccggaacggaactCCTCGCCGCCCCCAATCGGatgagacgggccgctgggaccccggtttaccggacccagcgggctgggccgtctccgggccgcccggacttattccggggcagggtcggagcggtggaggacggtccagcgcgttcctcgtgggaaaccctccccgaggtagcgggctggactggctccggggccgctcggaagtattccgaggcggggcccggggcggtgttggctggcccggcattccgcgacggcgtcccttccgaagcgggtgccgggccggagtcttgtccccccaggggagttgtcacccccctgggtggacgtgctggtcgccacggcggctagggtgcggaaggggcgtcgcttccgttgcccaacccgtccgtggggccccccgggtggcgccacccgtgacggtgcccccgctgtcggaggcgggggacccctgaaagcccatacggggcgagcccttgatggctcctccgtatgggtgtgtagggggctggaggcccgtgccctggatgtcacatccccagggcctgcgccataagccgacccccccggagtaccgggggcacccgtaccggtcatgttttcgcggggtgggagatacgccggtcggtccagctgtcacggggagtgggatcaatcacaaaatgatacatattattaaaaacgagGCAGGGAAAAGCGGCACGCCTAAGGGCGCCCGCTCGGGCAACGGATTGGGAGGGACAAAGTCCTTGTCCTCTCCCAACCTAGCGAAAGGGGATATCTCTCCCGTAGAAGGGAGTGATACCACCAAACACGCGAGGGGACCCTCCATGGGGGCTGGCGGGCTGGAGCTTTTCAGCCCGTCCAGCTCTCCGGGGAACCCCCCCAAAAAGGAGACCAGGAGGCTTCAAGTCACGTTGGAGGACTTCCTCCCCAAGGGTGGGAAGGTACGTCCCACTGGCTCGAGGCCGGGCCCAGCCTGCAGCAAGGGTGTTAAACCCGATAGCTGTGGGTCGGACGAAACCCGCCTCGACCAGAGCAGCACTCCCGGGCCGTCTGGCCTGGGAAGTAAGGAAAGACCCTCCCTGCCACCCTCCCCGACCTCTGCCGGGGTGCCCATCCATATGGATGTGGACTCGGACGCAGAGTCGGTGGGACGGGGAAAAAAGAGGGCGCATAGTAAGAGGTCAACACCTGCTTACTACATATCGTCCTCTTCGGAGTCGGACAAGGGACCGACGAAGAAGGGACGAGGAAGGCCAGCCAAGGATCCCTCCCACGCTGGCCAATTCACAGCGGAGGCCCTCGCTAAGAAGGCTGAAGCCAACATGGCGAGGAGGATCAAAAAGGACCACAGGGATATCGTTAACCCCGACGTCCAACCCTCCTCAGCCAGAGCGGCCAAAGCGCAGGAGATGGCTCTTGAACGAGCCGAGGAGTTGGAACAACAACCGATTGCGGCTGTTGCGGCCGTAATGACGAAGAGCCTCGGGATGCTGGCCAAGTCCGTCGAGAGGTCCACGAACATCCAGGGTCCTATTAGAAAGGACCTCTGGAATGCATACGCGGACCTCACGGCGGGACTGACCACCATCCTAACAAGGCAAGAGGAGAGCCCCGCTGAACAAGCGCATAGGGAGGAGAGAGCGGCCCTGGCCAAGGCTAAGGCCAAATGGGCGGTAGAAAAGAGGAGGCTTGAAGCCGAGCTGGGGCAAATGCAGGTTCGCATTGCCCTACTCGAGCAAGCCTCCTCGATGCAAGCTACCAGGGAGTGCGGTACCGATGTCGAGGTCCAGACAGACCTGGAACTCGATGACACGGTACTAGGCGCCCTGACTGGAGGAACTCAACAGGGACCGTCAGTAGAGACGGACAGGGAGGAGCCCCCCGTTGAGGAGCCCTCTGCCCACATGGAGACCACCCGACACAGAAAGTTGCCGGCAGTGGTCTCCACGGAGATATTAAAGGAGCCGTACTTCCGTCCGCCGCTAAAGGGGGTCAGCAAGCAGCTGAACCCCCTGTCTAAAGTGGCGGACCGGATAG comes from the Solenopsis invicta isolate M01_SB chromosome 14, UNIL_Sinv_3.0, whole genome shotgun sequence genome and includes:
- the LOC120359570 gene encoding treacle protein-like, with product MIHIIKNEAGKSGTPKGARSGNGLGGTKSLSSPNLAKGDISPVEGSDTTKHARGPSMGAGGLELFSPSSSPGNPPKKETRRLQVTLEDFLPKGGKVRPTGSRPGPACSKGVKPDSCGSDETRLDQSSTPGPSGLGSKERPSLPPSPTSAGVPIHMDVDSDAESVGRGKKRAHSKRSTPAYYISSSSESDKGPTKKGRGRPAKDPSHAGQFTAEALAKKAEANMARRIKKDHRDIVNPDVQPSSARAAKAQEMALERAEELEQQPIAAVAAVMTKSLGMLAKSVERSTNIQGPIRKDLWNAYADLTAGLTTILTRQEESPAEQAHREERAALAKAKAKWAVEKRRLEAELGQMQVRIALLEQASSMQATRECGTDVEVQTDLELDDTVLGALTGGTQQGPSVETDREEPPVEEPSAHMETTRHRKLPAVVSTEILKEPYFRPPLKGVSKQLNPLSKVADRIAAPVSRSSFPALPPPSSSLETSGWAKVGESGKKERKRAKALTEDGLKEALSRVLPAVLAEMGLLPSPRGAERPKAPPTAGKIARQSGVAPQKGAGNAVAVAARPAPTTQKEATPSILELWTEVVSKKTRKKAAKAAERATKTAPPPAARPTRVLPIPPPKPTPQQPSTSSKKKKKRGGRGGGQGGPGGQTPGGAGSHGSGQGSQDQAADNGGRDGHLRRPSSIRADNDSENEAVSTTLLMEIENMSVVENKNISSKSTVEDTISEQSSMQSENLQSQIQSGTQSSIINVALHICYIDSNYTHESDNSDVQQLNADASVLHHSDGENNNDLNDESGISEDDVYRYSDSDAESIPDL